The genomic region ACCCCCGCTACGAGTTCGACCATGAACGGTAATGAAATCAGCACCGCCATTTTCAACAGCTTTTCCAATTTCAACTGGATATTTTGAATCAAAACCAATTCGCACTTTGACACTTGTGTATTTTTTAGATGAAGTCTCTTTAATAATTCGAGTCATTTTTTCAAGTTTGTCTAAATCTTTTAGAAGTCCGCTACCTGAACCGCCTTTTACAACTTTTGGAACAGGACAACCAGAATTCAAATCAATAATATCTATTCCATCTCGACCGTTTAAATACTCAACTGCTTTTCGGACAATTTCAAAATCAGAACCTGCAATTTGAACAGAATAGGGATTTTCATTTTCACTTTTCTCCACCATTTTAAGACTCTTTTTTGAGCCATAAACAAGTGCATTTGAGCTTATCATTTCACTAACTGTTAAATCGACACCAAATTTTTTGACGACTCGACGAAATGGCAAATCTGTATAACCCGCAAGAGGGGCTAAAAGTAGAAGGGGTCTATCTTTTTTGAAAAGTTCCAAATTTACCTCTTAAAGAAAAAATCAATATCAAGCAGTGTGTGATCAGTCTGCTTTAAAATAATATATGCTCGGATATGGTTGAATTCAGAATTTCCATGATCTCGAATCAACTCTTCAACTTCTCCCGTCATCTCAAGATGTAAAAGTGTATAAAGATAGGACTCAAAAGCATCTTCATGTTTATCTGAAAGCTGTTTGAAAAAATCAATTCTAAAATCTGGACTCATATTTGAATCTTTAACAACACTAGCCATTTTTAGGTAATTCTCTTTGCTGAAATTGAGTTTTTCAACAAGTTCAAGAGCTTTATCAAGTGTTAGAGTAATTCCATTTTCTTCTTCATCAACTCTGCTTAAAATATTGAAAAGTCCCTCGATATTTAGCCATTTGTCATATTTTTCAATAGTTTGGAGTGAAGCGGTTCGACAAAGTCTATTGAATGCTTGAATATAAAGTTTATCGCTATATCCATGCTCCATAATAATCTCTTCTGGATTTCCGTCTCC from Thiovulum sp. ES harbors:
- a CDS encoding tRNA-dihydrouridine synthase (PFAM: Dihydrouridine synthase (Dus)~TIGRFAM: putative TIM-barrel protein, nifR3 family), which gives rise to MELFKKDRPLLLLAPLAGYTDLPFRRVVKKFGVDLTVSEMISSNALVYGSKKSLKMVEKSENENPYSVQIAGSDFEIVRKAVEYLNGRDGIDIIDLNSGCPVPKVVKGGSGSGLLKDLDKLEKMTRIIKETSSKKYTSVKVRIGFDSKYPVEIGKAVENGGADFITVHGRTRSGGFKSEVDYEAIAQIKSAVSIPVVANGDITSVQKSDEVLKITNADGIMIGRGAVGNPWIFHQIRNGTTETDKNLKREIILEHFDSMVHFYGDYGAILFRKHLHTYSKGIDGASEFRNRINTLENIEIIRETISNYF